GTGGGGCGACGAAACGGCCATCAAGCCGGAATGCCATTTTCGAAGAAGCTTCTCGCCCAAAGGAGTCACTCCAGTCGTACGCCAATCGGCCAAACGTTTCCATTCGAGCCTCATCAGCGCCATCAACAACCAAGGAAAAATGCAGTGGATGCCGCTGAAGGAGGCGATCAACTCCGAGACCTTCCTGAAGTTCCTCCGGCAACTGGTTAAGTTCAGGAAGCGTAAGATCATCCTGATCGTCGATAACCTGCGGGTCCACCACAGCAAGCCCGTCAAGGAGTGGTTGGAGCAAAACACCCATCGCATCGAACTCGTATTCCTTCCAGCCTACAGCCCCGAGCTCAACCCGGACGAATACCTGAACAACTACTTGAAGCAGACCGTGACCGCAGAAGAAAGGCTCACCGACAAAGTCGAACTCGATGCAACCGTGAAGGTGAAAATGTTCCTGCTCGGGATCAGAAAACATCTCGTAAAATCCTTCTTCCGTCATCCTGCGGTCCAATATGCAG
The genomic region above belongs to Puniceicoccus vermicola and contains:
- a CDS encoding IS630 family transposase yields the protein WGDETAIKPECHFRRSFSPKGVTPVVRQSAKRFHSSLISAINNQGKMQWMPLKEAINSETFLKFLRQLVKFRKRKIILIVDNLRVHHSKPVKEWLEQNTHRIELVFLPAYSPELNPDEYLNNYLKQTVTAEERLTDKVELDATVKVKMFLLGIRKHLVKSFFRHPAVQYAGLSPI